A window from Citrus sinensis cultivar Valencia sweet orange chromosome 3, DVS_A1.0, whole genome shotgun sequence encodes these proteins:
- the LOC127900565 gene encoding ankyrin repeat-containing protein BDA1-like, with amino-acid sequence MESAAQVRDIDALYELIRHDQYFLDNFDEKPFVDTPLHAAARDGNVEWSMEIIRLKPSFARKLNQDGFSPVHLALQNDQTQLVLQLIDIDPDLVRVQGREGITPLHFVSEKGDIHLLREFLSACPKSLEDVTNKGETALHIALKNNNVEAFDQALTTVQPPWFDLEEAQQYNPGILNLKDRDGNTLLHIATSKSQVQTCR; translated from the exons ATGGAGTCCGCTGCTCAAGTGAGGGATATCGATGCTTTGTATGAGCTAATTCGACATGATCAATATTTTTTGGACAACTTTGACGAGAAACCTTTTGTCGATACTCCTTTGCATGCTGCTGCAAGGGATGGAAATGTTGAATGGTCCATGGAGATTATCAGACTAAAGCCATCATTTGCCAGGAAGCTAAACCAAGATGGCTTCTCTCCGGTGCATTTAGCTTTGCAAAATGATCAAACTCAGTTAGTGCTTCAGCTGATAGATATTGATCCGGACCTTGTTCGTGTCCAAGGAAGAGAAGGCATCACTCCTTTGCATTTCGTGTCTGAAAAAGGAGACATCCATCTGTTGAGGGAATTTTTGTCTGCTTGTCCGAAATCTCTTGAAGATGTGACCAATAAAGGCGAGACTGCTCTTCATATTgctttgaaaaacaataacGTCGAAGCTTTTGATCAAGCCTTAACAACAGTACAACCACCGTGGTTTGACCTTGAAGAAGCTCAACAATACAATCCAGGAATCCTCAACTTGAAGGATAGGGATGGCAACACTTTGTTACACATAGCAACATCCAAAAGTCAAGTCCAG acATGCCGTTAA